A region of the Mugil cephalus isolate CIBA_MC_2020 chromosome 23, CIBA_Mcephalus_1.1, whole genome shotgun sequence genome:
ctcagTTAAACCTTGTGGTCTTTCCTGCAGCGACGCGCCGTCACTCCCGTTCTACCAGCGCCCTGTCGTCTGCAGAGTGCTACTCAGGTGACCAGTCTGAGGGTTCAGGTTCATCATGAAGCTTTGAAACATGAATCATCTCAATCATTTATGTGGATAAAAGACAGTTTAGTGCACGGCTCAGTCTTTGTTCAGTTCATCTCCTTCACCTGCAGGGGGCGATGCTGACCCTCAGTCCCACACTCATTCCCTTTATGTTGCTCTGATGGTTTCGGCTCTGCAGGACGTTTATGTCTTCATGTTTTGCCGGCTGCTCACACCTGTTTTGTTCACATTATGCTCACTGCTCCATTCAGGTTGGATCTGGTTTAAAGACCATTGGCCACCGTTGTTTCCTATTACGTTACACCTGAGAGTGTTTTTGAACAGAACCCAACCTGGAGAATAGAAGTAGACGAGTCGTGTCATGTGATGTCTGCTGGTCTCACTCCCTCTGCTGACCTCTCCTCAGACCGACTGTCCCATCAGGCTCGGATCTCGGCCTCCGTTAACGCCATGAGGATCCTGAACACCGGCACAGAGGTGGAGGCTGCCGTCGCTGACGCTCTGGTAAGACCTGACTTCTGAGACCAGCTAGAGAGACGTTGGTGTGGTCCTGCACTAACTCCCTCCATGtgtgctctttctctctggGCTCCAGCTCTTAGGAGACTCGAGGAATAAGGTACAAACAGAGTTGATGCATGCAGCCTGACCCTGGATGAGTGTGCAGGTGCAGATGCACTGGTTTGCTCTGCTGTTTGCAGGAATGTTGTCTAGCCCAGACTAACGACCTACCCACCAAACATAACCTCCTCCATCTTCACATCACACCTGCATGACCGTGTAGCTGCATGCTAGGTCTCCTCAGACCCCTCCCCGTGTGAACACCTGTCCTCCCTGTGTGTCCTATCTGACTCAGCGGAGGCCCGTGAGGCGGCGCTTTGAGTCTCCAGGCATGTACTCTGACGACGACGCCAACAGTGACGCCTCCAGCGCCTGCTCCGAGCGCTCCTACAGCTCACGCAATGGCGCCATGGCTCCACACTACCTGCGCCAGACGGAGGACGTGGCCGAGGTCCTGAACCACTGCGCCAGCGCCAACTGGtctgagaggaaggagggactGGTGGGGCTGCAGAACCTGCTCAAGGGCCAGAGGATGCTCAGGTGGGACAGTAACCTTCAGGCTGGTTCCAGTCACAGtcagaacaataataataataataataaatgtgctgCCTGTGTCTCTGTCAGTCGGGTGGAGCTCAAGAGACTGTGTGAGATCTTCACCAGGATGTTTGCAGACCCTCACAGTAAGGTACTGACCCGCTGTATGCCTCGCACATCACCCCCGTTCAGCACACGCTCAGGAGACAGGAGTTTAACTACAGGTCACAGGCCGGACTAACTACAGGTCACAGGCCAGACTAACTACAGGCCGGACTAACTACAGGCCAGACTAACTATAGGCCGGACTAACTACAGGTCAGACTAACTACAGCTCAGACTAACTACAGGTCAGACTAACTACAGGCCAGACTAACTACAGCTCAGACTAACTACAAGTCATAGGCCAGACTAACTACAGGTCAGACTAACTACAGGTCACAGGCCAGACTAACTACAGGCCAGACTAACTACAGGTCAGACTAACTACAGGTCAGACTAACTACAGGTCACAGGTCAGACTAACTACAGCTCAGACTAACTACAGGTCAGACTAACTACAGGTCACAGGTCAGACTAACTACAGGTCAGACTAACTACAGCTCAGACTAACTACAGCTCAGACTAACTACAGGTCAGACTAACTACAGGTCACAGGTCAGACTAACTACAGCTCAGACTAACTACAGCTCAGACTAACTACAGGTCAGACTAACCACAGGTCAGACTaacggtgtgttttttttgttgcatgctTCGTCGTTGCTGTGAACAAACTCCAGAGAGTAAGTGTTTCCTCGCTCCGTCCTGTCTGGTGTCAACTCACTGCTCAAAACATTCCTACTCAAACTCCCTGGTCTCTggctcatctcctcctcctcctcctcctgctcctcctcctgctcctgatCCAGGTCTTCAGCATGTTCCTGGAGACTCTGGTGGACTTTATCTTGCTGCACAGGGACGACCTCCAGGACTGGctcttcgtcctcctcacaCAGCTGCTGAAGAAGATGGGAGCCGACCTGCTGGGCTCCGTCCAGGCCAAGGTCCAGAAGGCCCTGGACGTCACCAGGTGAGCCGCCGGCCTCCGAGACCCCGGGGCGGACTCTGAGGGCGCAGCAGCTTACCAGaaccctgtcccctgtcccctgtcccctgtccctgCAGAGAGTCCTTCCCCTACGAGCAGCAGTTCAACATCCTGATGCGCTTCATCGTGGACCAGACGCAGACGCCCAACCTGAAGGTGAAGGTGGCCATCCTGCGCTACATCGAGGCTCTGGCTCGACAGATGGACCCGGCCGACTTCGTCAACTCCAGCGAGACTCGTCTGGCCGTGTCCCGCATCATCACGTGGACCACCGAGCCCAAGAGCTCCGACGTCCGCAAGGTGGGAGGACGGGAGGGGACGGGAGGGGACGGGAGGGGACgggagggtgaggggaggggacggCGTTTCAGTGCCTCCTCCGTCTTCCCTCCATTCCTTTTCTGTCGGGTTGTAGTTTGAGTCACTGTCCCTTTGTGTCCTCATGTGTCCACCTCCTCCCGCTCCACCACGCTCTCAGACCCTTCATAACTGGGCGGGGGAGGATTTCTCAGGGCGACCCAGCACCGTGGCCTCTCTGCCTGGGGAGGGCAACCTGGAGGAGAGGTGCAAGCAGGTAGATTCTCCACCGAAGAGCATGAGCGGCGCTAATAACCCGGTCTAACCTCCACAGGAAGTGGACTTTAGGCTCCATCTGTATGGACTGGGAGTGTGTTGGGGTTAAAGGTCATCGgtggtgtgtgttttcattcatcttcttcacactcacacctttaACACTGACCTCTGAGTCCCGTTCTTCTTCTAACAGCGCAGCGTGAATGTTCATGTAGCTCACGGAGTCAGCCTAAGgccgggggggcgggggggggttTTGTGGTGTGGTCTGGTTTTCATCCTGTGCCCCCGTGTCCCTGCAGGCGGCCCAGGTGGTGCTGATCGCCCTCTTTGAGCTCAACACCCCGGAGTTCACCATGCTGCTGGGGGCTCTGCCTAAAACCTTCCAGGACGGGACCACCAAGCTGCTGCACAACCACCTGAGGAACGCCAGCGCCAACACCGCCGTCGCCATGGTaacaccccccccaccaccccatcCAACTACAGTCAGAGTTAGGGATGGGTTCTTCTGAAACGGTGCCGAAAGAAAACATActaactttgtccaaaaactgagactttttttattttttagggcGTTTTGTTctgtgcaagttgaacagaatattaatttaaataatataaatacaactaagagaCAAATGAACCCATATGTTGCCCAGTCTGTGTCTTCTGACCAACGTTTGGCCTTAGCCATTTTCAGGGTTCAACTccaaggaggctaagctaattaaaaactcactggcagCCAAtgcagtctggttactaccgttagcatcTGCACCGTTAGCACCTGCACTGTTTGCATTGGCACCGTTAGCAACAGAACTATTAGCATCAGCATCATTAGCATCtgcactgttagcatcagcaccgttagcatcagtaCCGTTTGCATtggcaccgttagcatcagcatcaTTAGCATCAGCCTCGTCAGCATCTGCACCCATCTCTACCCAGAGTGAATATATTTCCTGAAAGCTctcactgagtttttttttttgggggggtgttCAGGGGTCTCCCAGTAACTCGGCTGGTCGGACGCCTCCTCGTCAGcccagcagcaggagcagcccCCTGACCTCCCCCACCAACTGCTCCCACGGGGGCCTTTCTCCCAGGTAACCTGACCTCCCTCTGTGCCTTTGCGAGCAGCTCACCCTGTGCTCCTCCATCACCGCCACTACTTCCTGTACTCTactaactcctcctcctcttcctcctccccccgcccctcctcttcctccctggCTGGGCGTAGCCGGCTGTGGGGCTGGAGCGCAGACGGCCTCTCCAAGTTCCCCCCTCCAcctttcccctctcctcttcctcctcctcctccacctgccgccccctcctccctcaaGGCCCTGCAGCGAGCTTACTCACCCAGgtaacacccccccccccccccccccccccccccgttccTCCCTCAGTCTCTGTCCTGTCCCTTAGCCTGGTAGACCCAGACCCTGGTGACCCTGGTGTGCTGCAGCCTCCATCCAgtacctgtgtgtctgtgtgtgactcaCCTGTCCGTCACCATGCACGGCTACGCTCTACCTGTCCCCTCCTCCACCCGCCCCCCCAGTCATGGACAAACCTCTGCAGTTAACTGATGATCAGacctgtccctcctcctcctcctcctcctcctcctcctgctgcagcctgaTGGAGTACGACAGTGAGAACCTGAACTCTGAGGAGATCTACAGCTCCCTCCGCGGCGTCACTGAAGCCATCCAGAACTTCAGCTTCCGTAGCCAGGAAGACCTGATGGAGCCTCTGAGACGGGACGCCAAGAGGGACGGCCTGGTGAGGACGCCCTCTAGTGTCAAGGTGAACCAtgtgtcctcctctgctttagTAACTCCGCTGGTGTTTGTCTCAGTCTGGAGTCGGAGCGTCCTCGGAGTCAGACCTGGTGGACGGAGGACGCACCGCCCTGGACAACAAGACGTCTCTGCTGAACACCCCGTCCCCGCGCTCCTTCTCAGGCCCACGCTTCAGGGAGTACAACCCCTACAACTACACGGACGGCAGCATGGGCGCCGCCGACAAGTCCGCCCTGAAGGAGGCGCTGTACGAGGACGCTGTGGAGCAGCTGAGGGACGGTGAGGAGCCgcgggaggacagaggacagaggacagcgctgcgaggctgctgctggtgttttgtgtcattaaaggtgtttgtgtgactCTGTGCAGGTCGACGTCAGGAATGTGGAGAAAACAAGATCCTGAACCCCAGAAGTTTCCCCGGTAACTCCCCCACACTCAAGGTCCACACTCACGTCTCTGAGCTGCGCTAACgccctctgtcctctgtcctccacgTAGCTGTCCCCGCGGAGCAGCTGGAGCTGGTGGGGGAGCTCCTGAAGGAGGTGTCCCAGGGCCAGGCAGGGGAGCGGGGCCCGGAGGAGCGCCGAGGGAccctgctggagctgctgaaggtGGCCCGGGAGGACAGCGCCGTGGTGTGGGAGGAGCACTTCAAGACcatgctgctgctcctcctggagACCCTGGGAGACAAAGACGTAAGGACGGGAGAGGCCCCGTGTCCCCCGTGTCCCTCCGAGAGCGTTCTGTGAAACCCTGTCCTCTGTTTCAGCACACCATCCGAGCCCTGGCCCTGAGGGTCCTGAAGGAGATCCTGAGGAACCAGCCGGGCCGCTTCAAGAACTACGCCGAGCTCACCATCATGAAGACGCTGGAGGCTCACAAGGACTCGCACAAGGAGGTGAGGAGGCATCCGTGATGTCCTGGTCTGCATCTTTACTCCCTCCAGGGACCTGACACTAGAAAAACTAAACGTcttctttcaacaggaagtggtAGCTTTCATATGTGGATCATCTCATGATTTATATTGTAGAGAACATATGAAGCTGAGCACAGACTGAACAGTGAACGGCCTCTAAccagttaaatgttaaatttgcTCGTCATGTAACTAAATGAGTAGGTTTTATCCtctgctaccactagatggcagcctGTAGCCCACTGGAATGAAGCCTACAACTTAACACCAGCGACCAGCAGGAGCTacactgcaacaaaaaacaaggggtggggggagaaaatCCAGGTCTCACCACCTCTTTGTCTTATGTGAAGGTGGTGCGGGCGGCGGAGGAGGCCGCCTCCACCCTGGCCGGCTCCATCCTCCCGGAGCAGTGCATCAAGGTGCTGTGTCCCATCGTGCAGACGGCCGACTACCCCATCAACCTGGCCGCCATCAAGATGCAGACCAGGGCCATCGAACGCATCACCAAGGAGCCTCTGCACCAGCTGCTGCCTGACGTCATCCCTGGACTCCTGCAGGTGACTGAGCTCcctccctggtctggtctggtctggtctggtctggtctgatctggtctggtctggtctgatctggtctggtctgatctggtctgatctgatccgatctgatctgatccggtctgatctggtctggtctggtctggtctggtctggtctgatctggtctggtctggtctggtctggtctggtctggtctgatctggtctactGTTGCAGGGCTACGACAACACGGAGAGCAGCGTGAGGAAGGCCAGCGTCTTCTGCCTGGTGGCCATCTACTCTGTGATCGGGGAGGAGCTGAAGCCCTACCTGGCTCAGCTGACCGGCAGCAAGGTGCCCCGGCTCCGTGGCTCTCCATGATTCACCAGGAAGACCAGGGCCCCTCAGACCACCTCCTCTAACCCTGCTCCTGTTTCCCTCCTGCAGATGAAGCTGCTCAACCTGTACATCAAGAGAGCCCAGACCTCcaccagcaacagcagcagctcctcagaCATCTCCTCCTACTGACCACCAGCTAACACTtaacccacctccacctcctctccctgcTCTTGAACAGCTGATCTAATTATGCGGGAGGTAAGGCGAGCTAGgccctgctccacctcctcctcctcctcctctaccaccACTACAGTCCTGAGCCTTAAGACTTCCTGATGAAGCTGCTCTCTCGTTATCAGTATTCATTAGTTGACTTGCTTTGACACATCAGACCTGGTCGTATGAATGTACCACAGATACCACAGATACCACAGATACCACCGATACCACTGACACCGCTGATACCCCAGATACCACCGATACCACTGACACCGCTGATACCCCAGATACCACAGATACCGGTGATACCACCGATACCACTGATACCACCGATATCTCTGATACCGGTGATACCACTGGTCCTTATGGAGCTTTCAGAATGTTCCTTCCTGGTTTTTACGGTGACCGATCATTTGGCTGGCCAATGATTAGAAGAAGTTTTAGCAGCGTGACACTCATCAGCTGAGCTTCTCTTTACCTGGTTTCTACCTGGGCTCTACCaggctctcctcctcctgctcctcctcctgctcctcctcctcctccagaccaTCCTAGACCAGCGTCCTGGTAGAAGTCCGTCTTTCCAGATATTTTATCCATATTGTGATAAAATGTCACGAGGAATCCAACAAGCTGTGACTCATGTTCTCATTCTCACGCTAAGTTTTATTAGCCTCACCAGCAGCTGTCCGCTCCAGGAACCAGTCCAGGTAGAACCAGACCTTTAAACAGGTGTCACATGAACCTAAACTCTGAACTGGACCTTCACTGCTGTCAAGTCCCGACTACTGTCAGAGAGTGGCTCCCTGATACTGTAAGATAGACACTATTTAAATGAAGACATGTGCCGACGTTAGCAATAAAGCTGAagctcttttgtgttttagaaGTGGCCCgtgctgcagctgctcatcATGACCCTGACACTAAGCACCAGTCACGCctcacaacccccccccctaTTTAATCAGACTGATCCAGAGGCCCCCCCCTCCACGTCTGCATGCAGGAACCATCTAAAAGTCAGCGTACTAACTCTGGGGTGACCCCACAGGGCTGTAAATAAGCTTCGGTGcatgcccccccctccctccctccccctcctgtttcatttcatatttatattccTGTCTGTGACTGTACATATTTACTCGTTCACCTGTGGTAGACTTTGAAATAAACGAtcagacttcttcttctctggtgtcTCTTTATTTCCTGCTGGCGTTCTCGTGTCCTTATTGTGCAGGTGTGCTGAGCGGCCACTAGGTGGCGCCCTCTGTCCTCTGATCCCTGCTGCTGCCGGAGGCTCTTTGTTTGTCCCAGGTGAGAGGAGTGTTTTTTTCCACGTGTTTTGTCTTTAACAAGGGACTCATTAATAAACGGGGGCGTCTCATTGGCTGATCAGAGCAGGTTGGGGGTGGGAGCTTGGACCACGTCTCAGCGGTGGCCTGTTCATCAGTATGCACACGATGTTGAAAATTAATTTCATCAGAGCTGCTCCTGCGCCGCCTcctcctgcgcctcctcctgctcctcctcctgctggaggGCCCTCGTAGTGCATGATTAGCGTGCGTTTCCCCGTCCTGGCTGGGAGTGGCGGCTGGGTCGGGAGGTCGTGCAAATGAAAGAGAACAAGTTCATTGTGAGCTGACTGGCCCATAAATCACGGGCCGCTCTCTATAAATCACGGCAGATGGCAGCGAGCGTGCCGGGGCTCCTGGGACCGCCGTGCATGATGGGAAGGGCCGGGCTGCGCTGCTGCACAAGCGCTGGGGTCACTTCCAGTTTGCGGGTGAGGAAGACGTGAGGTGTGGTgacccgctcctcctcctcctcctcctccccctccctcctcccccccgtccCTGCAGCTCGGCCCGGCCTCACCCGGTGACACCCGGACCCCGGAGGTCCACATGGCGCCCCCCTCTCCTCGCTGGCCTCCACTTAACAGGTCTAATGTGGCTGTTTAATATGGAGACAACTCCATCCAGCTGCTCTGAGACCTGTCAGCCTGACACCAAGTGTCCACCCAGGAGGGGcccactcctccccctcctccccctccttccttaGTCCTCATGATTATTTAACAGAACAGGACTCACCTGCTCAGCTGCACGTGTCCCTGGTTCCTGCTCCAGGATCAGACTCTGAGGAAACTAAAGAAACGTCAGGAGGAACAACCAGGACGTAGCTGTAGCATCGACTGATTGATTCAttgactggttggttggttaATTGGTTAATTGATTATTAGGTTAATTgactggttgattgattgattcattcattcattgtttgattgttttgtcaAATTGTTTGATTAATTGACTGGTTGATTTATTAATTGACTGGTTGATTTAttaattgactgattgattaattgactgattggttgattgattgattgattgattcattggTTGATTTATTAATTGACTGATtgtttgattaattgattgattggctgattgattgattaattaattgattggCTGACTGACTTACAGCACACTGTACCGTACataagaagcagaaaaagaagaattgtGAAGCCTCCATCAGCTCGTAtaacaaacctaaaacacagaaaccagTTGTAGAACGCTGTCGTGTCCATGTGCTCCAGTGTTTCTTATGTTTTCTCAGTAAATGTGGCTAAAACATCGTgggtgcgttccatttacctcagaGGGAGCTGGGAATGACGCCACAGCGTTATCAGAGACATCAACGTTCCAGATACAGAGGAAACTGATCCTTCAAACCTCGtctgaatataataatataacatattaaactgtttaacttccattaaatgtaaatgagctgaTGTGTTATTTCCAGCAATGactctgtttcatttaaatgtagacAAACATCCTCCATTGATCCCGGTCTCACTGACCCTgatggtgtttgtctctgttttacCAGGCTGTAGCTTTTAGCCGTTAGCTCTGCTGGGCTGATCCAGACCCAGTCCTGCAGGGACCATGTAAATCTGAGCCGTCTCTCTGTCATGGTGTTGATGTGGCGTCGTGTTGAGGATCTGCGGGGGTCCAAGGGCAGGCGGATCTTTTcaaggtggactctgtaacgaGCCGGCTCCAGGCCTCTgtccgcccccccaccccctcccctcctacGTCTCTACAGCCGCATTAATGCAAATTATGGAGTGATAATTTAATAAGTTTGCCGGCTTGATCTGTCCTTTTTATTCCAATTATGAGGAGGCAGGGGGTTGCGTTCCATCATCAGAGAATAAACACCATCGATCATCCTCTGAGTGGTTAGCGCTGACAGGCCCAGCCGCTCGCTGCATAAATGAACTGCCGAGCAGCGCTGGCTTCTCCGCTTTAACTTTGGCTCCAGGTCGGGGTCACGATGTGGAGGACCAGGATCCAGCTCCAGACCCGGAGCCTCTCAGGTCcttccagcctcctcctcctcctcctcctcctcctcagcatcGGCGCCTCCCTCTTTAATTGCAGTGGAAAATGATGCAGCTGGTAAAGAAAACAAGCCGTCCACCTCCACACACAGGCTGTTGTTGGCAGGACGGCGCGTCTTCACCAACATTAACCCAGTTAAATCACCGTTGCATCAGGTGCTgaatgtttcatgtgtttttgttgtgttcttcttgGCAAAGCCCTGCAGCTCCCTCTCAACCAAGGTGTATCAGGCCTCTTTGTTCTGAGCAGGAATCAGCTATTTATGACCTTATCTCTCTTTTCACGGGCTATGAAATAATAAGCCTGGTCTTGGGCCgtgatggaggagggggagcagagcaggagtgAGCACACAGAGCCGCTTTGttctctgctttctgctttcTGGCTTTGAAACGGCCCCTCCAGGATAACCTGTTCTCTCCGGCCGACCGCAGCAGGAAAACATCCTCCAAAAAacccaaatcaaatcaaataagcAGCAGCTTTCATGGAGTCTGGAGGAGAACACACAGCGGCTTCCAGAGGCCTCgtctgagggtctgagggtctgagggtctgaggcctggtctgagggtctgaaggtctgaggCCTCGTTTGAgggtctgaaggtctgaggCCTCGTTTGAGGGTCTGAGGCCTCGTCTGAgggtctgaaggtctgaggCCTCgtctgagggtctgagggtctgaaggtct
Encoded here:
- the LOC125000630 gene encoding CLIP-associating protein 1-B-like isoform X2 — translated: MEVSAEYLLEQVMHKDLGKRLQVGQDIVELVLDEEKSPDLEQDQGLLDRMVDAVASSWVNSSNFKVVLLGMDVLSALVSRLQDRFRTQVGTVLPSLIDRLGDAKDQVRDQDQALLLKIMDQAANPQFVWERMMGGFKHKNSRTREGLCLCLISTLNVFGSQSLTLSKIVPHICNLLGDPTGQVRDGAMSCLVEIYRHVGERVRMDLGKKGLPQSRLNVIFSKFDEVQRSGNMVLSPVSDKNFEDDDSVDGGRSSSSSKGASVSGRKAVSMGSFRRPSSSSGSKSAGRDSSAAGAVDEDDFIQAFEDVPTVQIYSNREVEEAMTKIRDVLSDDKRDWELRVAALKKVRSLILAGAVEFDGFLQQLRLMEAAFKLSAKDLRSQVVREACITLGHLSSVLGSRFDHAAEAVMPALLNLVPNSAKVMATSGVAAIRIILRQTHYPRLIPIITSNCTSKSVAVRRRCFDFLDLLLQEWQTSSLERHGAVVMETIKKGIHDADAEARSVARKCYWSFHGHFSREAEHLFQGLESSYQKALQAHLRSGDSVASLPASDQSSSSSQESLNRPLSGRSVAGGSSSSSRPRAAPSSRTPAAASSPGSLQRSRSDVDVNAAASASASARTRMPAVPSAVAASSPFSSASALPPGSYASLDGSDGRVRTRRTSSGSGPSGATDSRGRSRGKVVSQSQPGSRSGSPGRLLGSTYGRIPRPTMGTAATSASASTSASASTGLSDKSRPRGHRSQGCSRETSPSRSGLARSRIPRPSMSQGCSRETSRESSRDTSPARGFSPLATRRHSRSTSALSSAECYSDRLSHQARISASVNAMRILNTGTEVEAAVADALLLGDSRNKRRPVRRRFESPGMYSDDDANSDASSACSERSYSSRNGAMAPHYLRQTEDVAEVLNHCASANWSERKEGLVGLQNLLKGQRMLSRVELKRLCEIFTRMFADPHSKVFSMFLETLVDFILLHRDDLQDWLFVLLTQLLKKMGADLLGSVQAKVQKALDVTRESFPYEQQFNILMRFIVDQTQTPNLKVKVAILRYIEALARQMDPADFVNSSETRLAVSRIITWTTEPKSSDVRKTLHNWAGEDFSGRPSTVASLPGEGNLEERCKQAAQVVLIALFELNTPEFTMLLGALPKTFQDGTTKLLHNHLRNASANTAVAMGSPSNSAGRTPPRQPSSRSSPLTSPTNCSHGGLSPSRLWGWSADGLSKFPPPPFPSPLPPPPPPAAPSSLKALQRAYSPSLMEYDSENLNSEEIYSSLRGVTEAIQNFSFRSQEDLMEPLRRDAKRDGLSGVGASSESDLVDGGRTALDNKTSLLNTPSPRSFSGPRFREYNPYNYTDGSMGAADKSALKEALYEDAVEQLRDGRRQECGENKILNPRSFPAVPAEQLELVGELLKEVSQGQAGERGPEERRGTLLELLKVAREDSAVVWEEHFKTMLLLLLETLGDKDHTIRALALRVLKEILRNQPGRFKNYAELTIMKTLEAHKDSHKEVVRAAEEAASTLAGSILPEQCIKVLCPIVQTADYPINLAAIKMQTRAIERITKEPLHQLLPDVIPGLLQGYDNTESSVRKASVFCLVAIYSVIGEELKPYLAQLTGSKMKLLNLYIKRAQTSTSNSSSSSDISSY
- the LOC125000630 gene encoding CLIP-associating protein 1-like isoform X32; this encodes MLRKLVCRRLCSYKNFEDDDSVDGGRSSSSSKGASVSGRKAVSMGSFRRPSSSSGSKSAGRDSSAAGAVDEDDFIQAFEDVPTVQIYSNREVEEAMTKIRDVLSDDKRDWELRVAALKKVRSLILAGAVEFDGFLQQLRLMEAAFKLSAKDLRSQVVREACITLGHLSSVLGSRFDHAAEAVMPALLNLVPNSAKVMATSGVAAIRIILRQTHYPRLIPIITSNCTSKSVAVRRRCFDFLDLLLQEWQTSSLERHGAVVMETIKKGIHDADAEARSVARKCYWSFHGHFSREAEHLFQGLESSYQKALQAHLRSGDSVASLPASDQSSSSSQESLNRPLSGRSVAGGSSSSSRPRAAPSSRTPAAASSPGSLQRSRSDVDVNAAASASASARTRMPAVPSAVAASSPFSSASALPPGSYASLDGSDGRVRTRRTSSGSGPSGATDSRGRSRGKVVSQSQPGSRSGSPGRLLGSTYGRIPRPTMGTAATSASASTSASASTGLSDKSRPRGHRSQGCSRETSPSRSGLARSRIPRPSMSQGCSRETSRESSRDTSPARGFSPLATRRHSRSTSALSSAECYSDRLSHQARISASVNAMRILNTGTEVEAAVADALLLGDSRNKRRPVRRRFESPGMYSDDDANSDASSACSERSYSSRNGAMAPHYLRQTEDVAEVLNHCASANWSERKEGLVGLQNLLKGQRMLSRVELKRLCEIFTRMFADPHSKVFSMFLETLVDFILLHRDDLQDWLFVLLTQLLKKMGADLLGSVQAKVQKALDVTRESFPYEQQFNILMRFIVDQTQTPNLKVKVAILRYIEALARQMDPADFVNSSETRLAVSRIITWTTEPKSSDVRKAAQVVLIALFELNTPEFTMLLGALPKTFQDGTTKLLHNHLRNASANTAVAMGSPSNSAGRTPPRQPSSRSSPLTSPTNCSHGGLSPSLMEYDSENLNSEEIYSSLRGVTEAIQNFSFRSQEDLMEPLRRDAKRDGLSGVGASSESDLVDGGRTALDNKTSLLNTPSPRSFSGPRFREYNPYNYTDGSMGAADKSALKEALYEDAVEQLRDGRRQECGENKILNPRSFPAVPAEQLELVGELLKEVSQGQAGERGPEERRGTLLELLKVAREDSAVVWEEHFKTMLLLLLETLGDKDHTIRALALRVLKEILRNQPGRFKNYAELTIMKTLEAHKDSHKEVVRAAEEAASTLAGSILPEQCIKVLCPIVQTADYPINLAAIKMQTRAIERITKEPLHQLLPDVIPGLLQGYDNTESSVRKASVFCLVAIYSVIGEELKPYLAQLTGSKMKLLNLYIKRAQTSTSNSSSSSDISSY
- the LOC125000630 gene encoding CLIP-associating protein 1-B-like isoform X7, with protein sequence MEVSAEYLLEQVMHKDLGKRLQVGQDIVELVLDEEKSPDLEQDQGLLDRMVDAVASSWVNSSNFKVVLLGMDVLSALVSRLQDRFRTQVGTVLPSLIDRLGDAKDQVRDQDQALLLKIMDQAANPQFVWERMMGGFKHKNSRTREGLCLCLISTLNVFGSQSLTLSKIVPHICNLLGDPTGQVRDGAMSCLVEIYRHVGERVRMDLGKKGLPQSRLNVIFSKFDEVQRSGNMVLSPVSDKNFEDDDSVDGGRSSSSSKGASVSGRKAVSMGSFRRPSSSSGSKSAGRDSSAAGAVDEDDFIQAFEDVPTVQIYSNREVEEAMTKIRDVLSDDKRDWELRVAALKKVRSLILAGAVEFDGFLQQLRLMEAAFKLSAKDLRSQVVREACITLGHLSSVLGSRFDHAAEAVMPALLNLVPNSAKVMATSGVAAIRIILRQTHYPRLIPIITSNCTSKSVAVRRRCFDFLDLLLQEWQTSSLERHGAVVMETIKKGIHDADAEARSVARKCYWSFHGHFSREAEHLFQGLESSYQKALQAHLRSGDSVASLPASDQSSSSSQESLNRPLSGRSVAGGSSSSSRPRAAPSSRTPAAASSPGSLQRSRSDVDVNAAASASASARTRMPAVPSAVAASSPFSSASALPPGSYASLDGSDGRVRTRRTSSGSGPSGATDSRGRSRGKVVSQSQPGSRSGSPGRLLGSTYGRIPRPTMGTAATSASASTSASASTGLSDKSRPRGHRSQGCSRETSPSRSGLARSRIPRPSMSQGCSRETSRESSRDTSPARGFSPLATRRHSRSTSALSSAECYSDRLSHQARISASVNAMRILNTGTEVEAAVADALLLGDSRNKRRPVRRRFESPGMYSDDDANSDASSACSERSYSSRNGAMAPHYLRQTEDVAEVLNHCASANWSERKEGLVGLQNLLKGQRMLSRVELKRLCEIFTRMFADPHSKRVFSMFLETLVDFILLHRDDLQDWLFVLLTQLLKKMGADLLGSVQAKVQKALDVTRESFPYEQQFNILMRFIVDQTQTPNLKVKVAILRYIEALARQMDPADFVNSSETRLAVSRIITWTTEPKSSDVRKAAQVVLIALFELNTPEFTMLLGALPKTFQDGTTKLLHNHLRNASANTAVAMGSPSNSAGRTPPRQPSSRSSPLTSPTNCSHGGLSPSRLWGWSADGLSKFPPPPFPSPLPPPPPPAAPSSLKALQRAYSPSLMEYDSENLNSEEIYSSLRGVTEAIQNFSFRSQEDLMEPLRRDAKRDGLSGVGASSESDLVDGGRTALDNKTSLLNTPSPRSFSGPRFREYNPYNYTDGSMGAADKSALKEALYEDAVEQLRDGRRQECGENKILNPRSFPAVPAEQLELVGELLKEVSQGQAGERGPEERRGTLLELLKVAREDSAVVWEEHFKTMLLLLLETLGDKDHTIRALALRVLKEILRNQPGRFKNYAELTIMKTLEAHKDSHKEVVRAAEEAASTLAGSILPEQCIKVLCPIVQTADYPINLAAIKMQTRAIERITKEPLHQLLPDVIPGLLQGYDNTESSVRKASVFCLVAIYSVIGEELKPYLAQLTGSKMKLLNLYIKRAQTSTSNSSSSSDISSY